One stretch of Saccharopolyspora erythraea DNA includes these proteins:
- a CDS encoding cytochrome P450: protein MTGTDTSLADFPMRRPGVAFPPPEYAHFREQPGLVRSRLPTGAAVWLVTRHEDVRTVLTDPRVSSNPDHDGFPSLLGRTGGVPSPDTMPGWFVALDPPEHDRFRKTLIPEFSVRRIRQLRPVVERIVGDRIDAMLAAGGTADLVADFALPVPSLVISGLLGVPEVDRDFFESRTRVLVTTTSTDQQREAATKQLLRYLDRLIAIKRKRPGDDLISRLLAAGTITPAELSGVSMLLLIAGHETTANNIALGVLTLLMHPQWIGDAGVVEELLRLHSVADLVALRVATEDLDVSGQLIRAGEGIVPLVAAANHDEGAFGCPHRFDPGRKARHHVAFGYGVHQCLGQNLVRIEMEAAYQALFDRIPGLRLARPAAELPFKYDGVLFGLHSLPVQW, encoded by the coding sequence ATGACCGGAACCGATACGAGTCTTGCCGACTTCCCGATGCGGCGTCCCGGCGTCGCGTTCCCTCCCCCGGAGTACGCGCACTTCCGCGAGCAGCCCGGCCTGGTCCGCTCCCGGTTGCCCACCGGCGCGGCGGTGTGGCTGGTGACCCGGCACGAGGACGTGCGCACGGTGCTCACCGACCCCCGCGTCAGCTCCAACCCGGACCACGACGGCTTCCCCAGCCTGCTGGGCAGGACCGGCGGGGTGCCCTCGCCGGACACCATGCCCGGCTGGTTCGTCGCGCTGGACCCGCCGGAGCACGACCGGTTCCGCAAGACCCTGATCCCGGAGTTCTCGGTGCGCCGCATCCGGCAGCTGCGCCCGGTGGTCGAGCGGATCGTCGGCGACCGCATCGACGCGATGCTCGCCGCGGGCGGCACCGCCGACCTGGTCGCCGACTTCGCGCTGCCGGTGCCGTCGCTGGTGATCTCCGGCCTGCTCGGGGTGCCGGAGGTCGATCGGGACTTCTTCGAGTCCAGGACACGGGTCCTGGTCACCACGACCTCCACCGACCAGCAGCGCGAGGCCGCCACCAAGCAGCTGCTGCGCTACCTCGACCGGCTGATCGCGATCAAGCGGAAGCGCCCGGGCGACGACCTGATCAGCCGGTTGCTGGCCGCGGGCACGATCACGCCCGCGGAGCTGTCCGGGGTGTCGATGCTGCTGCTGATCGCAGGACACGAGACGACCGCCAACAACATCGCCCTCGGCGTGCTCACTCTGCTCATGCACCCGCAGTGGATCGGCGACGCCGGGGTGGTCGAGGAACTGCTGCGCCTGCACTCGGTGGCCGACCTCGTGGCGCTTCGGGTCGCCACCGAGGACCTCGATGTCAGCGGACAGCTGATCAGGGCGGGTGAGGGCATCGTGCCGCTGGTCGCCGCGGCCAACCACGACGAGGGCGCCTTCGGCTGCCCGCACCGGTTCGACCCCGGCCGCAAGGCGCGCCACCACGTGGCGTTCGGCTACGGCGTGCACCAGTGCCTCGGGCAGAACCTGGTCCGCATCGAGATGGAAGCGGCCTACCAGGCGCTTTTCGACCGCATCCCCGGCCTGCGGCTCGCGCGGCCGGCAGCGGAACTGCCGTTCAAGTACGACGGCGTGCTCTTCGGGCTGCACTCGCTGCCGGTCCAATGGTGA
- a CDS encoding cytochrome P450, which translates to MSELPELGTGPSAMLRPPQQLRDLQARAPVCKVRTPAGDEAWLVTRHDTVKQLLKDERLNRSHPDPPSAPRYVDTPFFNLLITDTDPERARQLHAEMRSLLTPSFSARRLARLRPKVEALAEETVQALLAQGPPADLHSVFSQPFALNVLYELIGVPAEDRLRIVELMGRMAVLDDPAAAERGAEELFGYLAELVGRKRGRPGEDVISRLCEAGVDDERIGTLAAGVLFAGLDSVISHIDVGVLVLSNNPEMRDAAMREAGAMAIAVEEVLRAAKAGSSMLPRYATADVEVGGTTIRAGDLVLLDFTLSNFDDAAFDRPDEFDITRAPNSHLTFGHGIWHCIGAPLARVELQTAFSTLFGRIPTLRVAVPAEELRMETGQLSGGLLELPVTW; encoded by the coding sequence ATGAGCGAATTGCCCGAGCTCGGCACCGGCCCGTCGGCCATGCTTCGCCCGCCACAGCAACTGCGCGACCTGCAGGCGCGGGCACCCGTGTGCAAGGTCCGCACTCCCGCCGGTGACGAGGCGTGGCTGGTGACCCGGCACGACACGGTCAAGCAGTTGCTCAAGGACGAGCGGCTCAACCGCTCGCACCCGGACCCGCCGTCGGCGCCCCGCTACGTCGACACCCCGTTCTTCAACCTGCTGATCACCGACACCGATCCGGAGCGGGCGCGGCAGCTGCACGCCGAGATGCGCTCGCTGCTGACGCCGAGCTTCTCCGCGCGCCGGCTGGCCCGGCTGCGCCCGAAGGTCGAGGCGCTCGCCGAGGAGACGGTGCAGGCGCTGCTGGCCCAGGGCCCGCCCGCTGACCTGCACTCGGTGTTCTCGCAGCCGTTCGCGTTGAACGTGCTCTACGAGCTGATCGGAGTGCCTGCCGAGGACCGGCTCAGGATCGTCGAGCTGATGGGGCGGATGGCGGTGCTCGACGACCCCGCCGCGGCCGAGCGGGGCGCCGAGGAGCTGTTCGGCTACCTGGCGGAGCTGGTCGGGCGCAAGCGCGGCAGGCCCGGTGAGGACGTGATCTCGCGGCTGTGCGAGGCCGGGGTGGACGACGAGCGCATCGGCACGCTCGCCGCGGGCGTGCTGTTCGCGGGCCTGGACAGCGTGATCAGCCACATCGACGTGGGCGTGCTGGTGCTGTCGAACAACCCGGAGATGCGGGACGCCGCGATGCGCGAAGCCGGTGCGATGGCGATCGCGGTGGAGGAGGTGCTGCGCGCGGCCAAGGCGGGCAGCTCGATGCTGCCGCGCTACGCCACCGCCGACGTGGAGGTCGGGGGCACGACCATCCGCGCGGGTGACTTGGTGCTCCTGGACTTCACGCTGTCGAACTTCGACGACGCGGCCTTCGACCGGCCGGACGAGTTCGACATCACGCGCGCGCCCAACTCGCATCTGACCTTCGGGCACGGCATCTGGCACTGCATCGGCGCACCCCTGGCACGGGTGGAGCTGCAAACCGCGTTCAGCACCCTGTTCGGCCGCATCCCGACCCTGCGGGTCGCGGTGCCCGCCGAGGAACTGCGGATGGAGACGGGGCAGCTGTCCGGTGGTCTGCTGGAGCTGCCGGTGACCTGGTGA
- a CDS encoding ferredoxin, translated as MVEISVDTERCVGAGQCVLSAPDVFDQDDDGIVTVLEANPDADQAAEVVQAERICPAQAITVREG; from the coding sequence ATGGTTGAGATCAGTGTCGACACCGAACGTTGCGTGGGCGCGGGCCAGTGCGTGCTCTCCGCCCCCGACGTCTTCGACCAGGACGACGACGGCATCGTGACGGTGCTGGAGGCGAACCCCGACGCCGACCAGGCGGCGGAGGTCGTGCAGGCCGAGCGGATCTGCCCGGCGCAGGCGATCACCGTGCGAGAGGGTTGA
- a CDS encoding peptidase inhibitor family I36 protein, which translates to MKRRTISLLGMAALTGAAMAGFAPVAAAADDAAEAQAGKFWVYQHDDYKGGWYGFSNTDWTFTNNYWTNAGNSVNDGASSMKNETSREVVMYEHKGYAGRTYYAKPYSVDSDLTNNGFDNMASSLRFR; encoded by the coding sequence ATGAAGCGCAGGACAATTTCTTTGCTCGGCATGGCGGCTCTGACTGGAGCAGCGATGGCCGGTTTTGCTCCGGTGGCCGCGGCCGCGGACGACGCCGCGGAGGCCCAGGCTGGAAAGTTCTGGGTCTACCAGCACGACGACTACAAGGGGGGCTGGTACGGGTTTTCCAACACCGACTGGACCTTCACCAACAACTACTGGACGAACGCCGGAAACTCGGTCAACGACGGGGCGAGTTCGATGAAGAACGAGACCTCCCGTGAAGTCGTGATGTACGAGCACAAGGGCTATGCGGGAAGGACCTATTACGCCAAGCCGTATTCGGTCGACAGCGACCTGACGAACAACGGGTTCGACAACATGGCCAGCTCGCTCAGGTTCCGCTGA